The Lycium barbarum isolate Lr01 chromosome 12, ASM1917538v2, whole genome shotgun sequence genome includes a region encoding these proteins:
- the LOC132621434 gene encoding protein SUPPRESSOR OF FRI 4 isoform X1 encodes MGKKKKRATDKVWCYYCDREFDDEKILVQHQKAKHFKCHVCHKKLSTAGGMAIHVLQVHKETVTKVPNAKSGRESTDIEVYGMQGIPADVLAAHYGEEDDESPAKTAKVDIPSSQYLGGAIPGYPPRAAFGAVPPLYNPAVPMPPAGWPVPPRHPPWYPQYPAGSVPPAAPMGLPQQPLFPVQNVRPPMPATAPPTLVAPPGLPTSTPPVSVSQPLFPVVPNNNNLAQSSPFSAPMLSTGVPLSSAAEAKSLIDPNTGSNTPATIGYQISAPMPVNSHSYASGPNTGGPSYGPPPVISNKAPANQPATNEVYLVWDDEAMSMEERRMSLPKYQVHDETSQVSYNYLILVFVRMDMDLCCTFIQQMVGVSFISRIHLFTILSYS; translated from the exons AtggggaagaagaagaagagagcgaCCGATAAAGTATGGTGTTATTACTGTGACAGGGAGTTTGATGATGAGAAGATTTTGGTTCAACATCAAAAGGCTAAACACTTCAAATGCCATGTTTGTCATAAGAAGCTTTCCACTGCTGGTGGTATGGCCATTCACGTTCTTCAGGTTCACAAAGAAACCGTCACCAA GGTACCGAATGCCAAATCTGGTAGAGAGTCAACAGATATTGAAGTATATGGAATGCAAGGAATCCCAGCCGATGTCTTAGCAGCTCACTATGGAGAGGAAG ATGATGAGTCCCCAGCAAAAACTGCCAAAGTGGACATCCCGTCATCCCAGTATCTTGGTGGTGCAATTCCAGGATATCCTCCCCGGGCAGCTTTTGGTGCAGTGCCACCACT CTATAATCCTGCTGTGCCTATGCCTCCTGCTGGTTGGCCAGTCCCTCCTCGCCACCCACCTTGGTATCCACAGTATCCTGCTGGCTCAGTTCCACCTGCTGCACCGATGGGTCTACCGCAACAACCATTGTTTCCTGTGCAAAATGTAAGGCCTCCAATGCCAGCCACTGCACCACCAACGCTTGTTGCTCCTCCGGGGCTCCCAACATCTACCCCACCTGTTTCCGTGTCTCAGCCCTTGTTTCCTGTTGTTCCTAATAACAACAACCTTGCCCAAAGTTCGCCATTTTCAGCGCCGATGCTGTCAACAGGTGTGCCATTGAGCTCTGCAGCTGAAGCAAAGAGCTTAATTGACCCAAACACGGGCAGCAACACTCCTGCCACCATTGGCTATCAGATTTCAG CGCCAATGCCAGTAAATTCACATTCTTATGCATCTGGCCCAAATACTGGTGGGCCCTCATATGGTCCACCACCTGTTATTTCAAACAAAGCTCCAGCTAACCAACCAGCAACAAATGAGGTCTACTTAGTTTGGGATGATGAGGCAATGTCCATG GAGGAAAGAAGAATGTCCTTACCAAAGTATCAGGTGCATGATGAGACTAGCCAGGTAAGTTATAATTACCTAATACTAGTATTCGTTCGTATGGACATGGACTTGTGTTGTACATTTATCCAACAGATGGTTGGTGTTAGTTTCATATCTCGGATCCACTTGTTTACTATTCTTTCGTATTCATAA
- the LOC132621434 gene encoding protein SUPPRESSOR OF FRI 4 isoform X2, whose amino-acid sequence MGKKKKRATDKVWCYYCDREFDDEKILVQHQKAKHFKCHVCHKKLSTAGGMAIHVLQVHKETVTKVPNAKSGRESTDIEVYGMQGIPADVLAAHYGEEDDESPAKTAKVDIPSSQYLGGAIPGYPPRAAFGAVPPLYNPAVPMPPAGWPVPPRHPPWYPQYPAGSVPPAAPMGLPQQPLFPVQNVRPPMPATAPPTLVAPPGLPTSTPPVSVSQPLFPVVPNNNNLAQSSPFSAPMLSTGVPLSSAAEAKSLIDPNTGSNTPATIGYQISAPMPVNSHSYASGPNTGGPSYGPPPVISNKAPANQPATNEVYLVWDDEAMSMEERRMSLPKYQVHDETSQMTSIDAAIDRRISESRLAGRMAF is encoded by the exons AtggggaagaagaagaagagagcgaCCGATAAAGTATGGTGTTATTACTGTGACAGGGAGTTTGATGATGAGAAGATTTTGGTTCAACATCAAAAGGCTAAACACTTCAAATGCCATGTTTGTCATAAGAAGCTTTCCACTGCTGGTGGTATGGCCATTCACGTTCTTCAGGTTCACAAAGAAACCGTCACCAA GGTACCGAATGCCAAATCTGGTAGAGAGTCAACAGATATTGAAGTATATGGAATGCAAGGAATCCCAGCCGATGTCTTAGCAGCTCACTATGGAGAGGAAG ATGATGAGTCCCCAGCAAAAACTGCCAAAGTGGACATCCCGTCATCCCAGTATCTTGGTGGTGCAATTCCAGGATATCCTCCCCGGGCAGCTTTTGGTGCAGTGCCACCACT CTATAATCCTGCTGTGCCTATGCCTCCTGCTGGTTGGCCAGTCCCTCCTCGCCACCCACCTTGGTATCCACAGTATCCTGCTGGCTCAGTTCCACCTGCTGCACCGATGGGTCTACCGCAACAACCATTGTTTCCTGTGCAAAATGTAAGGCCTCCAATGCCAGCCACTGCACCACCAACGCTTGTTGCTCCTCCGGGGCTCCCAACATCTACCCCACCTGTTTCCGTGTCTCAGCCCTTGTTTCCTGTTGTTCCTAATAACAACAACCTTGCCCAAAGTTCGCCATTTTCAGCGCCGATGCTGTCAACAGGTGTGCCATTGAGCTCTGCAGCTGAAGCAAAGAGCTTAATTGACCCAAACACGGGCAGCAACACTCCTGCCACCATTGGCTATCAGATTTCAG CGCCAATGCCAGTAAATTCACATTCTTATGCATCTGGCCCAAATACTGGTGGGCCCTCATATGGTCCACCACCTGTTATTTCAAACAAAGCTCCAGCTAACCAACCAGCAACAAATGAGGTCTACTTAGTTTGGGATGATGAGGCAATGTCCATG GAGGAAAGAAGAATGTCCTTACCAAAGTATCAGGTGCATGATGAGACTAGCCAG ATGACGTCAATAGATGCGGCAATAGACAGAAGAATATCAGAAAGCAGACTTGCAGGGCGCATGGCTTTCTAG
- the LOC132621434 gene encoding protein SUPPRESSOR OF FRI 4 isoform X3, producing MERKMMSPQQKLPKWTSRHPSILVVQFQDILPGQLLVQCHHCIKILTWIWPVWCSYNPAVPMPPAGWPVPPRHPPWYPQYPAGSVPPAAPMGLPQQPLFPVQNVRPPMPATAPPTLVAPPGLPTSTPPVSVSQPLFPVVPNNNNLAQSSPFSAPMLSTGVPLSSAAEAKSLIDPNTGSNTPATIGYQISAPMPVNSHSYASGPNTGGPSYGPPPVISNKAPANQPATNEVYLVWDDEAMSMEERRMSLPKYQVHDETSQVSYNYLILVFVRMDMDLCCTFIQQMVGVSFISRIHLFTILSYS from the exons ATGGAGAGGAAG ATGATGAGTCCCCAGCAAAAACTGCCAAAGTGGACATCCCGTCATCCCAGTATCTTGGTGGTGCAATTCCAGGATATCCTCCCCGGGCAGCTTTTGGTGCAGTGCCACCACT GTATAAAAATTCTTACATGGATCTGGCCTGTTTGGTGTAGCTATAATCCTGCTGTGCCTATGCCTCCTGCTGGTTGGCCAGTCCCTCCTCGCCACCCACCTTGGTATCCACAGTATCCTGCTGGCTCAGTTCCACCTGCTGCACCGATGGGTCTACCGCAACAACCATTGTTTCCTGTGCAAAATGTAAGGCCTCCAATGCCAGCCACTGCACCACCAACGCTTGTTGCTCCTCCGGGGCTCCCAACATCTACCCCACCTGTTTCCGTGTCTCAGCCCTTGTTTCCTGTTGTTCCTAATAACAACAACCTTGCCCAAAGTTCGCCATTTTCAGCGCCGATGCTGTCAACAGGTGTGCCATTGAGCTCTGCAGCTGAAGCAAAGAGCTTAATTGACCCAAACACGGGCAGCAACACTCCTGCCACCATTGGCTATCAGATTTCAG CGCCAATGCCAGTAAATTCACATTCTTATGCATCTGGCCCAAATACTGGTGGGCCCTCATATGGTCCACCACCTGTTATTTCAAACAAAGCTCCAGCTAACCAACCAGCAACAAATGAGGTCTACTTAGTTTGGGATGATGAGGCAATGTCCATG GAGGAAAGAAGAATGTCCTTACCAAAGTATCAGGTGCATGATGAGACTAGCCAGGTAAGTTATAATTACCTAATACTAGTATTCGTTCGTATGGACATGGACTTGTGTTGTACATTTATCCAACAGATGGTTGGTGTTAGTTTCATATCTCGGATCCACTTGTTTACTATTCTTTCGTATTCATAA